A single window of Enterobacteriaceae bacterium ESL0689 DNA harbors:
- a CDS encoding YoaH family protein, translating into MFSGLPALNHEQQQKAVERIQQLMANGMSSGEAIAQVARELRATHTGEQVVARFSDDDNE; encoded by the coding sequence ATGTTTTCAGGTTTACCTGCACTGAACCATGAGCAGCAACAAAAAGCAGTAGAACGCATCCAGCAGCTCATGGCTAACGGTATGAGTAGCGGCGAGGCCATTGCTCAGGTCGCCCGTGAACTGCGCGCCACGCATACTGGCGAACAGGTGGTGGCGCGTTTTAGTGATGATGATAACGAATAG
- a CDS encoding L-serine ammonia-lyase, whose amino-acid sequence MISLFDMFKVGIGPSSSHTVGPMKAGKQFVDELIAKGLLNDVTRIAVDVYGSLSLTGKGHHTDIAIIMGLAGYQPDTVDIDAIPAFIEDVTTRGRLLLAQGQHEVDFPQGDGMRFRHDNLPLHENGMTLHAWANDKEIYCKTYYSIGGGFIVDEMNFGKENTDQQPVPYPFHSARELLAYCKESGLSVSGLVLQNELALHSRNEITDYFNHVWQTMLACIDRGINTEGILPGPLRVPRRASALRRQLVASDKLSSDPMNVVDWVNMFALAVSEENAAGGRVVTAPTNGACGIVPAVLAYYDHFIETVSPDISIRYFMASGSIGALYKMNASISGAEVGCQGEVGVACSMAAAGLAEILGASPEQVCGAAEIGMEHNLGLTCDPVAGQVQVPCIERNAIAAVKAINAARMAMRRTSEARVSLDKVIETMYETGKDMNAKYRETSRGGLAIKVQCD is encoded by the coding sequence TTGATTAGCCTGTTCGATATGTTCAAAGTGGGCATTGGCCCTTCATCCTCTCATACTGTTGGTCCGATGAAAGCCGGTAAACAGTTTGTCGATGAACTGATCGCAAAGGGATTACTGAATGATGTCACACGTATAGCGGTCGATGTCTATGGTTCCCTGTCACTCACGGGTAAAGGTCACCATACCGACATTGCGATCATTATGGGGCTGGCCGGTTATCAGCCAGACACTGTCGATATTGATGCCATACCCGCGTTCATTGAGGATGTGACAACACGTGGCCGTTTACTCCTGGCACAGGGACAACATGAAGTTGATTTTCCACAAGGCGATGGCATGCGTTTTCGTCACGATAATCTGCCGCTGCATGAAAACGGTATGACATTGCATGCATGGGCCAATGATAAAGAGATCTACTGTAAGACATACTACTCTATCGGTGGGGGTTTTATTGTTGATGAAATGAATTTTGGCAAAGAAAATACCGATCAACAGCCTGTCCCCTACCCGTTTCATTCAGCCCGAGAATTGTTGGCATATTGCAAAGAAAGCGGACTGTCAGTTTCTGGTCTGGTACTGCAAAATGAGCTGGCACTGCATAGCAGAAATGAGATCACCGATTATTTCAATCATGTCTGGCAAACCATGCTGGCCTGCATTGATCGTGGCATTAATACCGAAGGTATTTTACCTGGCCCCTTGCGTGTTCCGCGCCGTGCTTCTGCATTGCGTCGCCAGCTGGTCGCCAGCGATAAATTGTCCAGCGACCCGATGAACGTGGTTGACTGGGTGAATATGTTCGCGCTTGCGGTCAGTGAAGAAAATGCCGCTGGCGGACGGGTGGTCACCGCGCCAACCAATGGTGCCTGTGGCATTGTTCCGGCGGTACTGGCCTATTATGATCACTTTATTGAAACGGTCAGTCCGGATATCTCGATACGTTATTTTATGGCATCCGGTTCGATTGGCGCTTTATATAAAATGAACGCGTCTATTTCTGGCGCAGAAGTCGGCTGCCAGGGCGAGGTGGGGGTTGCCTGTTCTATGGCCGCTGCGGGACTGGCCGAAATCCTCGGTGCCAGCCCGGAGCAGGTTTGTGGTGCGGCAGAGATTGGTATGGAGCATAATCTTGGCCTGACATGTGATCCGGTCGCAGGCCAGGTTCAGGTTCCCTGCATCGAACGTAACGCCATCGCCGCTGTTAAGGCCATTAATGCTGCCCGTATGGCTATGCGTCGTACCAGCGAAGCGCGTGTCTCTCTTGATAAAGTGATTGAAACCATGTACGAGACAGGAAAAGACATGAATGCGAAATACCGGGAAACGTCTCGTGGTGGCCTGGCCATCAAAGTACAGTGTGACTAA
- the mntP gene encoding manganese efflux pump MntP — MNFLATLLLAFGMSMDAFAVSVSKGATPNNPRFSEALRTGLIFGVIETLTPLIGWSMGVYASQFVLQWNHWIAFLLLTFLGGRMIIDGVRSSDDDKCEVPCRYGFWLLIVTAFATSLDSMAVGISLAFLQVNIIVTALTIGGMTLIMSTCGIMLGRFIGPLLGKRAEIPGGLVLIIIGCEILWSHFA, encoded by the coding sequence ATGAATTTTTTAGCGACACTTCTTCTTGCCTTCGGCATGTCTATGGATGCATTTGCTGTTTCTGTCAGTAAAGGCGCCACGCCCAATAATCCCAGGTTTTCCGAAGCATTGCGTACCGGTTTGATTTTCGGCGTGATTGAGACACTTACCCCGCTTATTGGCTGGAGCATGGGAGTCTATGCCAGTCAGTTCGTTCTGCAATGGAATCACTGGATCGCTTTTCTGTTGCTGACCTTTCTGGGTGGACGTATGATTATTGATGGTGTTCGCAGCAGCGATGATGATAAATGTGAAGTGCCATGTCGCTATGGATTTTGGCTGCTGATAGTGACTGCCTTTGCTACCAGCCTTGACTCAATGGCCGTTGGTATTAGTCTGGCATTTCTGCAGGTCAATATTATTGTCACTGCTCTGACGATTGGAGGTATGACATTAATAATGTCAACCTGTGGAATAATGCTTGGGCGTTTTATTGGCCCGTTATTAGGTAAGCGAGCAGAAATTCCCGGCGGTCTCGTGCTTATAATCATTGGCTGCGAAATTCTCTGGAGTCACTTTGCTTAA
- a CDS encoding TerC family protein translates to MEFLIDPTLWIGLFTLVILEIVLGIDNLVFIAILADKLPPKQRDKARLSGLSLALFMRLGLLSVMSWMVTLTKPLFTIVGHSFSGRDFIMLLGGLFLLFKATTELHERLENRQHDAEHGKGYASFWIVVLQIVVLDAIFSLDAVITAVGMVNNLPVMMAAVVIAMILMLLASRPLTLFVNQHPTIVVLCLSFLLMIGLSLVAEGLGFTIPKGYLYAAIGFSIIIEFFNQIARRNFIRHQSTLPLRARTADAILRLMGGSKKSAINSYDGDNPVLVSEDAFAEEERYMINGVLTLAQRSLRTMMTPRGEISWVDAEQSKEEIRRQLLSSPHSLFPVCRGELDEIIGIVRAKDLLVVLEAGESIAALALASPAIVVPETLGPINLLGVLRRARGSFVIVTNEFGVVQGLVTPLDVLEAIAGEFPDADETPEIIVDGDGWLIKGTTDLHTLQQLTGLDNIIKDDEDIATVAGLIIAIKGHIPRTGDVVEQGALQFTILEANDYRVDLVRVVRAQPDSGEDE, encoded by the coding sequence ATGGAATTCTTAATCGACCCCACGCTCTGGATCGGCTTATTCACACTGGTCATTCTTGAGATTGTACTTGGTATTGACAACCTGGTTTTTATCGCCATTCTTGCCGATAAACTACCGCCGAAACAACGTGATAAAGCACGATTGAGCGGTCTTTCGCTGGCGTTATTTATGCGTCTGGGGTTGCTATCCGTCATGTCATGGATGGTGACATTAACGAAACCGCTATTCACAATCGTTGGACACTCTTTTTCCGGGCGTGATTTTATCATGCTGCTGGGAGGGTTGTTTTTACTGTTTAAAGCCACCACTGAACTGCATGAAAGACTGGAAAATCGCCAGCATGATGCTGAACATGGCAAGGGTTACGCCAGTTTCTGGATAGTGGTGCTACAAATTGTCGTACTGGATGCCATTTTTTCACTGGATGCGGTGATTACCGCCGTAGGAATGGTGAATAATTTGCCAGTGATGATGGCTGCGGTAGTCATTGCGATGATATTAATGTTACTGGCCTCAAGACCATTAACGCTCTTCGTCAATCAGCATCCCACCATTGTCGTGCTATGCCTGAGTTTTCTGCTGATGATTGGCCTCAGTCTGGTGGCGGAAGGGCTGGGCTTTACGATACCCAAAGGCTACCTGTATGCCGCGATTGGTTTCTCAATTATTATCGAATTTTTCAACCAGATAGCGCGGCGTAATTTTATTCGTCATCAATCGACATTACCGCTGCGTGCCCGTACCGCAGACGCGATTTTACGTCTGATGGGGGGAAGTAAAAAAAGTGCCATCAATAGCTATGATGGTGATAATCCAGTTCTGGTGTCTGAAGATGCTTTTGCGGAAGAAGAACGTTATATGATTAACGGTGTTCTGACACTGGCGCAGCGCTCGTTGCGAACGATGATGACCCCACGCGGAGAAATTAGCTGGGTGGATGCTGAACAAAGTAAAGAAGAGATCCGCCGTCAGTTACTCTCTTCACCACACAGTTTATTTCCGGTGTGTCGGGGAGAACTGGATGAAATTATCGGGATTGTACGGGCAAAAGATCTGCTGGTAGTACTGGAAGCAGGAGAGAGTATTGCCGCGCTGGCCTTAGCATCTCCCGCCATTGTGGTGCCAGAGACTCTGGGGCCGATTAATCTGTTAGGTGTATTACGTCGTGCTCGTGGTAGTTTCGTGATTGTCACTAATGAATTTGGTGTCGTACAAGGATTAGTAACACCGCTGGATGTTCTGGAAGCGATCGCCGGTGAGTTTCCTGATGCCGATGAAACCCCGGAAATCATTGTTGACGGTGATGGCTGGCTGATTAAAGGCACCACAGACTTACATACTTTACAGCAATTAACCGGGCTCGATAACATCATCAAAGATGATGAGGATATTGCTACTGTTGCTGGATTAATTATCGCGATAAAGGGCCATATCCCGCGCACTGGTGATGTAGTGGAGCAAGGGGCATTGCAATTTACTATTCTGGAAGCCAATGACTACCGTGTCGATCTGGTACGTGTTGTCAGGGCGCAACCCGATAGCGGTGAAGATGAATAA
- the rlmA gene encoding 23S rRNA (guanine(745)-N(1))-methyltransferase, whose protein sequence is MLYCCPLCHTPLEHRDNSYICAQQHHFDRAKEGYVNLLPVQFKRSREPGDSMDMMLARRAFLEAGHYQPLRDALCAFVKTIAPANLLDIGCGEGYYTHAFANIASSCQGLDISKIAIRIAARRYPQVSFCVASSQRLPFIDRCFDVVIRIYAPCNIQELIRVIKPGGWLITVTPGPAHLQELKALIYDQVRLHEQNCDEMNGFVLRHQQQLTYPMQLNGKEAQTLLQMTPFAWRAKPSVYQILSEQRLFCCQSDFILRFWQRSV, encoded by the coding sequence ATGCTATATTGTTGCCCACTCTGCCACACGCCGCTGGAACATCGCGATAACAGCTATATTTGTGCGCAGCAACATCATTTTGATCGGGCAAAAGAGGGATACGTTAATTTATTGCCTGTACAATTTAAACGCTCGCGTGAACCAGGCGATAGCATGGACATGATGCTGGCAAGGCGTGCGTTTCTTGAGGCGGGTCATTATCAGCCACTGCGTGATGCTTTATGCGCTTTTGTTAAGACTATCGCGCCCGCTAATCTTCTCGATATAGGCTGTGGGGAAGGGTACTATACTCATGCCTTTGCCAATATTGCCTCCTCTTGTCAGGGGCTTGATATATCGAAAATTGCGATCCGTATCGCTGCCAGACGCTATCCACAGGTAAGTTTCTGTGTTGCTTCCAGCCAGCGATTACCTTTTATTGATCGCTGTTTTGATGTGGTAATCCGAATTTATGCACCTTGTAACATACAAGAACTGATTCGGGTCATCAAGCCTGGAGGCTGGCTGATTACGGTAACGCCTGGCCCCGCACATTTACAGGAATTAAAAGCGTTAATTTATGACCAGGTACGGCTGCATGAGCAAAACTGTGATGAGATGAATGGATTTGTCTTACGTCATCAGCAACAGTTAACTTATCCAATGCAATTAAATGGCAAAGAAGCGCAAACATTATTACAAATGACCCCCTTTGCATGGCGAGCTAAACCATCTGTTTATCAGATATTATCTGAACAAAGACTATTTTGTTGTCAAAGTGACTTTATTCTTCGCTTCTGGCAGCGTAGCGTCTGA
- a CDS encoding RidA family protein, with translation MTITRIDAEARWSDVVIYNQTIYYTAVPSCTDADAFAQTADTLAQIDAILAKQGSDKSRILDATIFLADKRDFAAMNQAWDAWVIAGHAPVRCTVQAALMDPQYKVEIKIIAAQ, from the coding sequence ATGACGATTACCCGTATTGATGCTGAGGCCCGTTGGTCTGATGTGGTTATTTATAATCAGACTATTTACTATACCGCTGTGCCGTCCTGTACTGATGCTGACGCTTTTGCGCAAACCGCCGATACCCTGGCACAGATTGACGCGATACTGGCAAAACAAGGCAGCGATAAATCCCGTATTCTTGACGCCACCATTTTTCTTGCCGATAAACGTGATTTTGCGGCCATGAACCAGGCGTGGGATGCCTGGGTTATCGCCGGACACGCTCCGGTGCGTTGTACGGTGCAGGCAGCGTTAATGGACCCGCAATATAAGGTAGAAATTAAAATTATTGCTGCACAGTAA